A DNA window from Anaerocolumna sp. AGMB13020 contains the following coding sequences:
- a CDS encoding MutS-related protein produces MEILLFLALATAIMLATQNIQKRRMYRYRESSFGKEKGTDNWRQEEESIACYHRTELKAGGIDDITWNDLELDCIYNDMNITQSNCGAEYLYAMLRKPVAEEMLLAKRHQMSEKIKEDREFRLNLQRVFFRLGKVYGASAYEMLLHCTTALHIPALFHVGIFAFTMLAILTLFINPWVGGCLSVLALFVSLYTYYKALFRIPDSGKWYLKNFSKMLKAADRIVKINSPELKPYQLELLDILKCFRGVRLQSVFLVSGTGIVADVYELVLDYICILTHADVLATGSITTKVRKNFPKARRLFEILGFLDAMTAVANYKLLLPFYSIPELKKEGSKDSEGLIAEELYHPGVREPVPNSIRVTKGIVLTGSNASGKSTFLKAVALNGIFSQTLYLSTSRRYQGYFCQVYTSMTLRDSIENRDSYFLAEIKSLKRILEASRKERVLCCIDEVFRGTNTPERIAASTEILQSLGEGKAICLAATHDIDLARLLEGVYDNYYFTEQVLADEISFDYKLMKGISYTGNALKLLKAYGYPENIVERAARRLAEYEASGEWEQTAQGWFLQEGEEVYASKN; encoded by the coding sequence ATGGAGATATTACTGTTCCTGGCTTTGGCAACTGCCATTATGCTTGCCACTCAAAACATACAGAAGAGACGGATGTACCGGTACCGTGAAAGCTCTTTTGGGAAAGAGAAAGGAACCGATAACTGGAGACAGGAAGAGGAATCAATCGCCTGTTATCACCGCACAGAATTAAAAGCTGGAGGCATAGATGACATAACCTGGAATGATCTGGAGCTGGATTGCATTTATAACGATATGAATATAACCCAGTCTAATTGTGGAGCGGAGTATCTCTATGCAATGCTTCGAAAACCTGTGGCGGAGGAGATGCTCCTGGCAAAGAGGCATCAGATGTCAGAAAAAATCAAAGAGGACAGAGAATTTCGCTTAAATCTTCAAAGGGTATTTTTTCGTTTAGGTAAGGTATATGGCGCATCTGCTTATGAAATGCTTCTTCATTGTACGACAGCCCTGCATATTCCGGCACTTTTTCATGTGGGTATTTTTGCATTTACAATGCTGGCAATCCTAACTCTATTTATAAATCCCTGGGTTGGAGGGTGTCTGAGTGTGCTGGCTTTGTTTGTGTCGCTATATACTTATTATAAAGCTTTATTCAGAATACCGGATTCTGGCAAGTGGTATCTTAAGAATTTCTCAAAGATGCTAAAGGCAGCTGACAGAATCGTAAAGATAAATTCACCGGAGCTTAAGCCTTACCAGCTTGAGCTGCTGGATATACTTAAGTGCTTTCGCGGCGTCAGGCTGCAATCAGTATTTCTGGTCTCGGGAACAGGAATCGTAGCCGATGTATATGAACTGGTACTTGATTATATCTGTATACTGACTCATGCTGATGTTCTGGCTACGGGAAGCATCACCACCAAAGTCAGAAAGAATTTTCCCAAAGCAAGAAGGCTGTTTGAAATCTTAGGTTTTCTGGATGCAATGACAGCAGTTGCTAATTATAAGCTGCTGCTTCCCTTTTATTCGATACCGGAATTAAAGAAGGAAGGGAGTAAAGATTCTGAAGGACTTATAGCAGAAGAATTATATCATCCGGGAGTCCGGGAGCCTGTCCCTAACTCCATAAGAGTAACAAAGGGAATCGTTCTGACAGGCAGTAATGCTTCCGGTAAATCCACTTTTCTAAAGGCAGTGGCTCTAAACGGAATTTTTTCACAGACCCTGTACTTGTCCACTTCCCGCAGATACCAGGGATATTTCTGCCAGGTTTATACATCAATGACTTTAAGGGATAGTATTGAAAATAGGGACAGCTATTTTCTTGCAGAGATTAAATCATTAAAAAGGATTCTGGAGGCTTCCAGGAAAGAAAGAGTACTCTGCTGTATTGATGAAGTCTTTCGGGGAACCAATACACCGGAGAGAATTGCAGCATCCACTGAGATATTACAAAGTCTTGGTGAAGGGAAGGCGATTTGTTTGGCAGCTACCCATGACATTGACCTTGCAAGACTGTTAGAGGGCGTATATGATAATTATTATTTCACGGAGCAGGTCTTAGCGGATGAGATATCATTTGATTACAAACTAATGAAAGGAATCTCCTATACAGGTAATGCACTTAAGCTGTTAAAGGCTTATGGATATCCTGAGAATATTGTGGAAAGAGCAGCAAGAAGACTGGCGGAATATGAGGCAAGCGGTGAGTGGGAACAGACCGCCCAGGGTTGGTTTTTACAGGAAGGCGAAGAGGTTTATGCATCTAAAAATTAA
- a CDS encoding cellulase family glycosylhydrolase — protein sequence MRALKKVGVILLVLVLLTGMGGYKPNILKAASRLETITALELTKDMKLGWNLGNSLDCTNITVNNPTVTDYETAWGNPVTTKAMVDQVKKAGFNTIRIPVTWDTKFGPAPNYTINSAWMDRVQEVVNYGIDNGMYVIINLHHETNWMIPNAANQSTNTAILQKVWTQIATRFKNYDEHLIFETMNEPRVVGDPTEWSGGTSQARAIVNAYNLAAVNAIRMTGGNNTYRFIMVPTYAASSVTAAVDDLVIPNNDKNCIVSLHMYSPYFFAMDINGTSSWGSDSDKASLDSELNAVYNKFISKGIAVVIGECGSINKSNESSRIALAEYFAKAAKSRKIPLIWWDNNYSVPNQSETFGIFNRSTLTWVFPSIVTALVKGAGDSVTPTPTPTPGTGTMALSTEVNSWNSGYIMNFTITNSSSTAINGWSLTVNKADFNISSIWNAQQAVSGDKIIITPMSYNNTISAGGTVSFSLQGSGTAVTNFSYTLK from the coding sequence ATGAGAGCTTTAAAGAAGGTAGGCGTTATTTTATTAGTACTGGTGCTGTTAACCGGTATGGGGGGGTATAAGCCTAACATTTTAAAGGCTGCAAGCAGGTTAGAAACAATTACTGCGCTAGAACTGACAAAGGATATGAAATTGGGTTGGAATTTAGGAAATTCACTTGATTGTACGAATATTACAGTCAATAACCCGACTGTAACCGATTACGAAACGGCATGGGGAAATCCGGTTACGACGAAAGCAATGGTAGATCAGGTTAAAAAAGCAGGTTTTAACACGATACGTATTCCCGTAACCTGGGATACGAAGTTTGGTCCGGCACCGAATTATACAATTAATTCTGCCTGGATGGACAGAGTGCAGGAAGTTGTTAATTACGGTATTGACAATGGTATGTATGTAATTATCAATCTTCATCATGAAACTAATTGGATGATACCAAATGCAGCAAACCAAAGTACAAATACTGCAATTCTGCAAAAGGTCTGGACCCAGATTGCCACACGTTTCAAGAATTATGATGAGCATTTAATTTTTGAGACAATGAACGAACCAAGAGTGGTTGGGGATCCAACAGAATGGTCCGGTGGTACTTCTCAGGCTCGTGCTATCGTAAATGCATATAATTTAGCAGCAGTTAATGCCATACGTATGACCGGAGGAAATAATACATATCGATTTATAATGGTGCCGACCTATGCAGCTTCTTCCGTTACTGCGGCAGTAGATGATCTGGTAATACCCAATAATGATAAAAACTGTATTGTATCACTGCATATGTACTCACCTTATTTTTTTGCTATGGATATTAATGGAACCTCTTCCTGGGGAAGTGATAGTGACAAAGCATCTTTAGACAGTGAGTTAAATGCGGTATATAACAAGTTCATTAGCAAAGGAATTGCTGTTGTTATTGGTGAATGTGGTTCCATTAACAAAAGCAATGAAAGCTCAAGAATTGCATTGGCTGAATATTTTGCTAAAGCAGCAAAAAGCAGGAAAATACCACTTATATGGTGGGATAATAACTATTCTGTGCCCAATCAAAGTGAAACCTTTGGTATATTTAACAGAAGTACTCTTACATGGGTATTTCCGTCTATAGTAACCGCACTTGTAAAAGGGGCAGGAGATTCGGTAACACCAACTCCTACACCGACACCAGGTACAGGGACAATGGCATTAAGTACTGAAGTTAATTCTTGGAATTCAGGTTATATCATGAATTTCACTATTACTAATTCCTCCAGTACAGCCATCAATGGTTGGAGCCTGACCGTGAACAAAGCAGATTTTAACATAAGCAGTATCTGGAATGCACAGCAGGCGGTGTCCGGTGATAAGATTATTATTACTCCGATGTCCTACAATAATACCATTAGCGCAGGAGGAACAGTAAGTTTTAGTTTACAGGGCTCAGGAACAGCAGTTACTAATTTTTCATATACACTCAAATAA